The genomic window TTAATGGCTTTCAGTTTTAAGGGTACGTTATAGGTCACATTAACGGTTCGCAAACGTAAATAAGAGCCATCTTCTATCCAGCGGTCAGAAAAACGGGCGTTTCCTACCGGATCGCCATAAGTAGCTTTTGGTACCGACGTAACTTGTCCATCACCTTTCCACCTGTTGCTCATATTTGGTGTTTGGTTGTAATAAGTACTTCCAGATTCTAGCTGCGCCCTGGTATAATTATAAACGTCGTTACCGCTAACAAAAGTAATCAAGGCATCTAAACTCCAGTTTTTGTAAGTGAAGGTATTGTTAAAGCTTCCAAATAAATTCGGATTAGGATTACCAATAACTGTGCGGTCGGCATCGTCAATAATCTTATCGCCATTGCTATCGGTAAACTTTACATCACCCCCTGTAAATGGTACAAGTGCTCCCAAACTGTTGCGGCTAGATAAACCTGAGGCAGCCGCTTCTGCATTGGTCGCAAAAACGCCATTGGTTTTATAACCATAAAACTGATTGGCTGATTGACCAACCTGACTGATATAAGCACCACCTGCATAACTGGTTATAACTGAATTTCCGTCAGGCAAACTGGTAATTTTATTGGTTGATGTACCGATGGTTAAACCCGCATCCCATTTTAATTTTTCATTTAGAATCCGACCGTTTAAGGCTAAATCTAAACCATTTGTCTGCATGCTACCATTATTGTTGATAAAAGAAGCAGTACCCGTAACAACACTCAGCAATTGATAGCTTAACATATTTTTAGTGCTGTTTCTCCAATAATCCAAACTGACGCTTAGGCGCTCACTGAAAAAGGAACCATCTATACCGGTATTAAACTTGCGTACAGTTTCCCACTGTAGATTCGGATTGGCAAAATTGCCGGTTACGATACCCCTGATGCCCAATACATTTTGAGAGGTATAATATTTTCTGGCGGTATAATTCCCCACATCATCATTTCCAACTAAACCATAGCTCATTCTTATTTTTAAAAGGTCAACGCGTTGTAAATTGCGCATAAATTTCTCTGAAGAAATTACCCAGGCAGCACCAATGGCGGGTAAAACGGCATAACGGCTTCCATTAATCCTCAAACCATCACCAAAATTTAAGAAGCCCTGGTCGGCCTTTGCACCAAAGCGCGAAGAACCATCAACAGCCATTGAGAAATTAACGAGGTATTTATCGGCATAGCTATAATTGGCAGATAAGTAATTGTTCAGTGTACGCCATTTTCCAATATCACCACCAAATGTTCTAAAAGCGGCATTACTGTTTCCAATACTGATCAATTCATCTGTTGCGGAGTTAAAACCCAAAGCATAGTCCTGTTCACTTTCGCTCTGCGAATAGCGTGTACCTACAATTGCGTGTAATTTACTATATGAGCCGAAAGATTGATCGTAAGTTAAGCGCAGATCGTTAAATACATTAAAAAACCTCCCTACCTGTGTACCCAAACGGCTATCGCCTACATAGTTGGAAAGCGTATCGTTAGTTACCCCTTTTCTTGGAATAAAAAGCGTTTCCTGTGTTTTATCGTAAGTTACACCACTTAGGTTAGATAATTTAAAGTTTTTGTTGAAAGTAAAATCGAAATTGATGTTTCCAGAAAATCGATAGGCTTTTTTTAAATTTTGTCCTTTCTCGATTAAAGCTCTTGGATTACTCACCTGTAAGGTATCATAATCCGCTAAATTTGGTGAAACTGCCCCAGTCGAATTTATTTCATTTCTGGCCATAAAAGGCGATTTAACCAAAGCTAAAAACAATGGGTTGGTTACAGAAGCGATTCCCTGGTCTTTTAAACGCTGTTCGGTATAGGTAAATGCTAAACTGGTGCTTCCCTGCAGTTTTTTAGTCAGGTTTAAATCACTATTAAAGCGCGTACTGTATTTTAAATTATCAGTACTATCAATTACGCCCCTATCTCTGGCATAAGCAGCAGAAAGTGCATACTTCGCAATATTATCACCACCGGTTACCTTTAAAAAATAGTTCTGATCGAAACTGCTTTTTAATACTTCATTCTGCCAATTCGTTTCGTTGTGGTATTTAAAATAATCGGGATTGGTTGGACTATCGTTCATATATGGTTTTGCGGCTATGGCACTATTGCTTAATCCCTGACTTTTTAAAATATCAGAAAGATATAACCTATAATCAGAAGCCCCCATCACAGGTAAGTTTTTAGGCTTGAAATTGAAACCTGCGTAGCCAGAAAAATCGATATTGGTGGCCAGATCGTGTGCACGGTTGGTGGTAATTAACACTACCCCATTTGCCGCTTTCACCCCATATGTCGCTGCCAAAGCCGCATCTTTAATGATACTGATGTTTTCGATATCCCGAACATCGATAAATTGAAGCGGGTTGTTGACATGACCTTTAATGAGTGAAGTGCCGTAATTATTGGCATCGAAAATCATTCCATCAACCACATATAAAGGTTGATTCGTGGCATACAAAGAGTTAAACCCTCTGATGAGCACATCGGCACCTACTCCAGGCGTTCCGGAGCGCCTGGTCACTTTAACCCCTGCTGCCCTGCCCTGAACGTAACTCATTACACTTTCAGAATTACTGGCCCAGTTGCCTTGCAAACTCACATTACTGATGGCGGGGATTGCCCTTGCCTGAGAAACCGTACCCATCGGCGTAACTACCTCGTTATAAACCGAGGCAAATGATAACGGGTAAAGTTTGGTTTTGATTTCTTTGTCTTTATAAACCGGCAGCACCTTGGTTTGAAAACCATTACCCGAAATAATAATGCTCGCCTTATAATCAGGTACCACTACGGTAAATCTCCCTTTTTCGTCGGTAATGGCGGCATTAAAACCAGTAACTGTGATGTTAATGCCCACTAAAGGCTTATTGGTATTCCCATCGAGCACAACTCCCCTTATTTTTTCACCCTTAACTGCGCGGGCCTTTACTTTTACGGTAGTGGTATCTGTTTCGGTTTTCATCGAATCTACTTCCTGTGCCTGTGCAGCTAAGCCAAACACCAGTAAGCAAAGCAATACGCCCCAAACTTTTTTTATCGTTGTAAAATTATACATA from Flavobacterium sp. W4I14 includes these protein-coding regions:
- a CDS encoding TonB-linked SusC/RagA family outer membrane protein (product_source=TIGR04056; cath_funfam=2.170.130.10; cleavage_site_network=SignalP-noTM; cog=COG4762; pfam=PF00593,PF07715,PF13715; superfamily=49464,56935; tigrfam=TIGR04056); translated protein: MYNFTTIKKVWGVLLCLLVFGLAAQAQEVDSMKTETDTTTVKVKARAVKGEKIRGVVLDGNTNKPLVGINITVTGFNAAITDEKGRFTVVVPDYKASIIISGNGFQTKVLPVYKDKEIKTKLYPLSFASVYNEVVTPMGTVSQARAIPAISNVSLQGNWASNSESVMSYVQGRAAGVKVTRRSGTPGVGADVLIRGFNSLYATNQPLYVVDGMIFDANNYGTSLIKGHVNNPLQFIDVRDIENISIIKDAALAATYGVKAANGVVLITTNRAHDLATNIDFSGYAGFNFKPKNLPVMGASDYRLYLSDILKSQGLSNSAIAAKPYMNDSPTNPDYFKYHNETNWQNEVLKSSFDQNYFLKVTGGDNIAKYALSAAYARDRGVIDSTDNLKYSTRFNSDLNLTKKLQGSTSLAFTYTEQRLKDQGIASVTNPLFLALVKSPFMARNEINSTGAVSPNLADYDTLQVSNPRALIEKGQNLKKAYRFSGNINFDFTFNKNFKLSNLSGVTYDKTQETLFIPRKGVTNDTLSNYVGDSRLGTQVGRFFNVFNDLRLTYDQSFGSYSKLHAIVGTRYSQSESEQDYALGFNSATDELISIGNSNAAFRTFGGDIGKWRTLNNYLSANYSYADKYLVNFSMAVDGSSRFGAKADQGFLNFGDGLRINGSRYAVLPAIGAAWVISSEKFMRNLQRVDLLKIRMSYGLVGNDDVGNYTARKYYTSQNVLGIRGIVTGNFANPNLQWETVRKFNTGIDGSFFSERLSVSLDYWRNSTKNMLSYQLLSVVTGTASFINNNGSMQTNGLDLALNGRILNEKLKWDAGLTIGTSTNKITSLPDGNSVITSYAGGAYISQVGQSANQFYGYKTNGVFATNAEAAASGLSSRNSLGALVPFTGGDVKFTDSNGDKIIDDADRTVIGNPNPNLFGSFNNTFTYKNWSLDALITFVSGNDVYNYTRAQLESGSTYYNQTPNMSNRWKGDGQVTSVPKATYGDPVGNARFSDRWIEDGSYLRLRTVNVTYNVPLKLKAIKYAKIYATANNLFTVTNYLGYDPEFSNSGSLFSQGVDTTLEPQFRSFQLGVRVGL